In the Flavobacterium sp. 90 genome, TTGGTTAGATAAAAAATATAGAATGAAGCTCCCAAAAACAAGAATCCAATTCCGAATTTAATTAAAGTATTAGGTTCAATTCTTCTTTTTCCAAGCCAAATCCACAATAAACCTATTAGCGGACTTAAAGCCACTACAAAAAATGTATTCGAACTATTGTTTACCACATTAGGATCAATTGTAAAACCCAACAATTTATTGCTTAGATTATCTTTTGCAAAAAGCGATAGCGAACCACCACTTTGCTCATAAATTGCATTAAACAACAAATAAAAGAATACAAACAAAAAGGCTGCAAAAAGCTTTTTCTGCATTTTTATATCGCCCAATTTTATCAATTCATAAGTAAAATACAAAACTGCAACTATTCCAATAGTATACATGAAATAATCTGTATAATCTGTATTTTTTACCATTATAAAAATAAACGGCAAGCTTAAAATCGATATAGCATAAACTGCAATTTCACGAATTCTTCTTTTACCTGGCTCTAAATTTAATAATGGAGAATCTCCAATTGGACCCAAATATTTTTTAGTAAACAAAAAGGTAACTAAACCCAAAAACATTACTACAGCAGCTGATAAAAAGCACAATTGCCAAGAATAGTATTTTCCTAAATAAATACACAAAGCACCTCCAAGAAGTCCTCCAACATTTATTCCGGCATAAAACATTCCGTAACCGGCATCTCTTCTACCATCATCTTCATGATATAATTCTCCAACCATTGAAGAAACGTTTGGCTTAAAAAAACCTGTTCCAATAATAGAGAAAGCTATACCGTAGTAAAACATCGTCTGAGGCGAAAAAGCAATCAAAAGATTTCCAAGAATCATAACGATTCCTCCAAAAAACAATGATTTTTTAAACCCTAATACTTTATCAGCAAAAATACCTCCGATAAAAGTAAAAGCATAAACAAAAGCCTGAATAGCTCCGTATTGTAAATTGGCATGTTCATCTTTTAATAAAAGCTGATCTACCATAAAAAAAGTAAGTACGCCACGCATTCCGTAGAAGCAAAAACGTTCCCACATTTCAACAAAAAACAAATACCACAATTGTTTTGGGTAAGTGCCTTTAAAATTTTGAATTTCTTCTAATGTGATTTTGTTTTCCATATTATCGTACTCCGTGCATCATTTTTTTCAAGAATGGAGTCAAAGCAAATAATATAATTGCTGCAAGACCCGTAAGAACAACAAAAACCATAAAGAATTCGTATAAGTTATGGATTTCGAATCCTGCAAAAAAGTGATTATGAGCACTAATCTGGTGTTGATCCAATAAAGCTAATTGCTCAGCCGTTGGTGTAATTTTATTGTCTAAAACACCCTGAAGATCGATTCCTAATTCTTTTGCTTTTGCAAATTTATCACCAGTTGCAGGTAAGATAGAACCTAAAGTCCCTCCTAAAGCATAACCTGATGCATTAGATAAAAAGAATACTCCGTAAAGTAATGAAGCAAAACGTTTAGGAGATAATTTACCTACCAACGATAATCCAATTGGAGACAAGCATAACTCAGCACAAGTATTTAAGAAATATAATAAGATAAGCCATTTTACTAATAACAATCCAGAAGTTCCGATATAAGAAACCTGAGTTGCAATCATAAAGAAACTGATCGAAATAACTACTAAACCAACCGCTAATTTTACCGGTGAAATTGGTTCTTTACCTTTAGCTCTTAATGTATCCCAAAGAATACTAAAAGGCACTGCTAACACAACTACAAATAGTCCGTTAAAGATCTGAACCATAGATGGTGGCATTAAAAATCCAAAGAAGTTTCTATCTGTTTGGTTATCTGCAATAAAAGTCAATGATGAACCTGCCTGTTCAAATGCAGCCCAGAAGAAAATAATAAAGAACGAGACGATATAAATTACAATAATTCTGTCTCTTTCGATTTTAGTCAAAGAAGTATCCGAAATAATTAATCCTGCCAATGAAATACCACTAGAATAGATCAAAGTATAAATTAAATTCTGACCTACAACATAATGAAAAAAGAATCCTAAAGCGATAAATGCAACTCCCGCAAGCACTAAAGCTTTGCTAGAAAAATTAGCTTTTTGTGCTTCACCTTCTTCAAAATCTGAAGCTTCATTTTTAGAAGGCAAACCTCCTAATGGTCTTCCTTCAGGAGAAACCACATATTTATTTTTCAAGAAATA is a window encoding:
- a CDS encoding peptide MFS transporter, which translates into the protein MENKITLEEIQNFKGTYPKQLWYLFFVEMWERFCFYGMRGVLTFFMVDQLLLKDEHANLQYGAIQAFVYAFTFIGGIFADKVLGFKKSLFFGGIVMILGNLLIAFSPQTMFYYGIAFSIIGTGFFKPNVSSMVGELYHEDDGRRDAGYGMFYAGINVGGLLGGALCIYLGKYYSWQLCFLSAAVVMFLGLVTFLFTKKYLGPIGDSPLLNLEPGKRRIREIAVYAISILSLPFIFIMVKNTDYTDYFMYTIGIVAVLYFTYELIKLGDIKMQKKLFAAFLFVFFYLLFNAIYEQSGGSLSLFAKDNLSNKLLGFTIDPNVVNNSSNTFFVVALSPLIGLLWIWLGKRRIEPNTLIKFGIGFLFLGASFYIFYLTKFFANSEGIASLNVFTFAYLVTTIGELCLGPIGMSIITKLSPKRLFGMMMGLWFLASAFGQLFAGKLGAEISRSNTGDTLLSKLQSYTEGYYQLAIYSLVAGVVLIAISPIIRKLMQEVK
- a CDS encoding peptide MFS transporter, producing MGETQVKTAHPKGLWVLFGTEMWERFNFYGMRALLTLFLVNSLLMKEEEASLIYGGFLGLCYLTPMLGGFVADRFLGNRNCILLGGLLMAIGQMLLFTSGTIFDGNLPLAKIIMYSALGVIVFGNGFFKPNISSMVGSLYPKQEKTKLDSAFTIFYMGINIGAFLGQSICPLLGDVKDAGGIRDIHAFRWGFMAASVAMLLGTILFYFLKNKYVVSPEGRPLGGLPSKNEASDFEEGEAQKANFSSKALVLAGVAFIALGFFFHYVVGQNLIYTLIYSSGISLAGLIISDTSLTKIERDRIIVIYIVSFFIIFFWAAFEQAGSSLTFIADNQTDRNFFGFLMPPSMVQIFNGLFVVVLAVPFSILWDTLRAKGKEPISPVKLAVGLVVISISFFMIATQVSYIGTSGLLLVKWLILLYFLNTCAELCLSPIGLSLVGKLSPKRFASLLYGVFFLSNASGYALGGTLGSILPATGDKFAKAKELGIDLQGVLDNKITPTAEQLALLDQHQISAHNHFFAGFEIHNLYEFFMVFVVLTGLAAIILFALTPFLKKMMHGVR